A region of Modestobacter marinus DNA encodes the following proteins:
- the lipB gene encoding lipoyl(octanoyl) transferase LipB, whose amino-acid sequence MSELVVVRAGLVPYEEAWAQQRELHEQRVAGTGPDTMLLLEHPPVYTAGKRTEPQERPFDGTPVIDVDRGGKITWHGPGQLVGYPIVALPDPVDVVAHVRRMERALMEVCGSFGLATEQVEGRSGVWVRADERGPDRKIAAIGVRVARGVTMHGFALNCDPDMAAFTNMVPCGIPDAGATSLSVELGRDVTVAEVIDPVEAAMRRALTRTAVG is encoded by the coding sequence ATGAGCGAGCTGGTCGTCGTCCGAGCCGGTCTGGTCCCCTACGAGGAGGCCTGGGCGCAGCAGCGGGAACTGCACGAGCAGCGCGTCGCCGGCACCGGTCCGGACACGATGCTGCTGCTGGAGCACCCCCCGGTCTACACCGCGGGCAAGCGGACCGAACCGCAGGAGCGTCCCTTCGACGGCACCCCGGTCATCGACGTCGACCGCGGCGGCAAGATCACCTGGCACGGCCCCGGCCAGCTGGTCGGGTACCCGATCGTCGCGCTGCCGGACCCGGTCGACGTGGTCGCCCACGTCCGCCGGATGGAGCGGGCCCTGATGGAGGTCTGCGGGAGCTTCGGCCTGGCCACCGAGCAGGTCGAGGGGCGCAGCGGCGTCTGGGTCCGGGCCGACGAGCGCGGGCCCGACCGGAAGATCGCCGCGATCGGGGTCCGGGTCGCCCGTGGCGTGACGATGCACGGTTTCGCACTGAACTGCGACCCGGACATGGCCGCCTTCACCAACATGGTCCCGTGCGGCATCCCCGACGCCGGGGCCACCTCACTGAGCGTGGAGCTCGGCCGCGACGTGACCGTCGCCGAGGTCATCGACCCGGTCGAGGCCGCGATGCGCCGCGCGCTCACCCGCACCGCCGTCGGATGA
- a CDS encoding serine/threonine-protein kinase gives MPAQPSPSAAPVVPGYVLEELLGRGGSGQVWRARPRSGGPPVAVKVLVRGDPERQEREARLLGELDHPHLVRLHHVVRREVRDGPAQVALVLDLLAGGSLAALLARRGRLRPGEVVTTVAPVAAALAHAHERGVVHGDLSPGNVVFTDEGRPVLTDLGTARLVGDTARAEVTPAYVDPVVARGGAPGPASDVFGAAAAAFHALTGIAPWNAADPAGTLTVAATGDLPDLALLAPDAPEELVRVVLRGLSAEPHLRGSAAAFALDLRHACRPEPVRLPVAGVPDGELGATGGGPRTELTHQVPGRRPRAAHAVPVPEGRWAQVRARLGDRVAAARGGGEVGVGPLVRSAVRRTATVSLVAVALAAALAGVVWLGEGWGGSGGDPAQAAGPAATSSVAPPGSPSAAPTDPGDPVGGGEASPADRTATPAGDAEWVAVLTDLYHRRTTAFTDADPTALAEVHAPDSASLSRDTDQVAQLVAAGQRLDGFAPRLVRLVEVTAQGPTRFDVQVVDELPDYRVLRADAPGAPVVAEVPARGEATVQLVLARTASGWRIADARLAG, from the coding sequence ATGCCTGCGCAGCCCTCCCCGTCGGCGGCACCCGTCGTGCCCGGCTACGTCCTCGAGGAGCTGCTGGGCCGGGGCGGCTCGGGGCAGGTGTGGCGGGCCCGGCCACGGTCCGGCGGCCCGCCGGTGGCGGTCAAGGTGCTGGTGCGTGGTGACCCGGAACGCCAGGAACGCGAGGCGCGGCTGCTCGGCGAGCTCGACCACCCGCACCTGGTCCGGCTGCACCACGTCGTCCGCCGGGAGGTCCGCGACGGCCCGGCCCAGGTGGCGCTGGTGCTCGACCTGCTCGCCGGCGGCAGCCTGGCGGCGCTGCTGGCCCGGCGCGGGCGGCTGCGCCCGGGCGAGGTGGTCACCACGGTGGCCCCGGTGGCGGCTGCGCTGGCCCACGCCCACGAGCGGGGGGTCGTGCACGGCGACCTGTCGCCGGGCAACGTCGTGTTCACCGACGAGGGGCGCCCCGTGCTCACCGACCTGGGCACCGCCCGGCTGGTCGGCGACACCGCACGGGCGGAGGTGACTCCGGCGTACGTCGACCCGGTGGTGGCGCGCGGCGGTGCGCCCGGGCCGGCGTCGGACGTCTTCGGTGCCGCGGCAGCGGCCTTCCACGCGCTCACCGGCATCGCACCCTGGAACGCGGCGGACCCGGCCGGCACCCTCACCGTGGCCGCCACCGGAGACCTGCCCGATCTCGCGCTCCTCGCCCCCGACGCACCGGAGGAGCTGGTGCGCGTCGTCCTGCGGGGGCTCTCGGCGGAGCCGCACCTGCGAGGGTCTGCCGCGGCGTTTGCCCTCGACCTCCGCCACGCCTGCCGGCCCGAGCCGGTCCGCCTCCCGGTGGCCGGCGTGCCCGACGGTGAGCTCGGCGCCACCGGCGGGGGCCCACGGACGGAGCTGACCCACCAGGTGCCGGGCCGGCGACCGCGGGCCGCCCATGCGGTCCCGGTCCCCGAGGGGCGTTGGGCGCAGGTCCGGGCGCGGCTCGGTGACCGGGTCGCCGCCGCACGGGGAGGCGGGGAGGTGGGTGTGGGTCCACTGGTCCGGAGCGCGGTCCGTCGAACGGCGACGGTCTCCCTCGTCGCGGTCGCCCTCGCCGCAGCGCTGGCCGGCGTGGTCTGGCTGGGGGAAGGCTGGGGTGGGTCGGGGGGTGACCCGGCCCAGGCCGCAGGCCCCGCTGCGACGAGCAGCGTCGCCCCTCCTGGGTCTCCGTCCGCGGCACCGACCGACCCGGGGGACCCAGTGGGTGGCGGGGAGGCATCGCCGGCCGACCGCACCGCGACGCCGGCCGGGGACGCCGAGTGGGTGGCGGTGCTCACCGACCTCTACCACCGGCGGACCACGGCGTTCACCGACGCCGACCCGACGGCGCTGGCGGAGGTGCACGCGCCCGACAGCGCATCGCTGTCCCGCGACACCGACCAGGTGGCGCAGCTGGTCGCGGCCGGTCAGCGGCTCGACGGCTTCGCGCCCCGGCTGGTCCGCCTCGTCGAGGTGACGGCCCAGGGGCCGACCCGGTTCGACGTGCAGGTGGTCGACGAGCTGCCGGACTATCGGGTGCTCCGCGCCGACGCGCCGGGCGCCCCGGTGGTCGCCGAGGTGCCCGCCCGCGGCGAGGCCACCGTGCAGCTGGTCTTGGCGCGCACGGCGTCCGGTTGGCGCATCGCCGATGCCCGGCTGGCCGGGTGA
- the lpdA gene encoding dihydrolipoyl dehydrogenase, translating to MSAPTTPADLVILGGGSGGYAAALRAAELGMSVVLIERDKVGGTCLHRGCIPTKALLHTAEVADNAREGEQFGVKSTLSGIDMDGVNAYKDGVISKNHKGLQGLIKSRGINYVSGEGRLVSPTAVQVGDQTFEGKHVLLATGSYARSLPGIEIDGTKVITSDHALKLDRVPTSAIILGGGVIGCEFASAWKSFGVDVTIVEGLPHLVPLEDESSSKLLERAFRRRKIDFSLGSRVAGVQTTADGVKVSLENGKDYEAELVLVAVGRGPVSEGLGYEEAGVAMERGYVLVDEYCQTNVPTISAVGDLIPTLQLAHVGFGEGILVAERLAGLPVVPIDYAGVPRVTYSEPEVASVGLTEAQAKEKHGEVEVATYDLAGNGRAAILKTAGAVKLIRVAGNGSVVGVHMVGSRVGDMIAEAQLVYNWEALPEEVAQLIHPHPTLSEALGEAALVLAGKPLHAHS from the coding sequence GTGAGCGCACCGACCACCCCCGCTGACCTGGTCATCCTCGGTGGTGGCTCGGGTGGCTATGCCGCCGCACTCCGGGCCGCCGAGCTGGGCATGTCCGTCGTCCTGATCGAGCGCGACAAGGTGGGCGGCACCTGCCTGCACCGCGGCTGCATCCCCACCAAGGCCCTGCTGCACACCGCCGAGGTCGCCGACAACGCCCGCGAGGGCGAGCAGTTCGGCGTCAAGTCGACCCTCTCGGGCATCGACATGGACGGGGTGAACGCCTACAAGGACGGCGTCATCTCCAAGAACCACAAGGGCCTGCAGGGCCTGATCAAGAGCCGCGGCATCAACTACGTCAGCGGCGAGGGCCGGCTGGTCTCCCCGACCGCCGTCCAGGTCGGCGACCAGACCTTCGAGGGCAAGCACGTGCTGCTGGCCACCGGGTCCTACGCCCGCTCCCTGCCCGGCATCGAGATCGACGGCACCAAGGTCATCACCAGCGACCACGCGCTGAAGCTCGACCGGGTACCGACCTCGGCGATCATCCTCGGCGGCGGCGTGATCGGCTGCGAGTTCGCCAGCGCCTGGAAGTCCTTCGGCGTCGACGTGACCATCGTCGAGGGCCTGCCGCACCTCGTCCCGCTGGAGGACGAGTCGTCCTCCAAGCTGCTGGAGCGCGCCTTCCGCCGCCGCAAGATCGACTTCTCCCTGGGCAGCCGGGTGGCCGGCGTGCAGACCACCGCCGACGGCGTGAAGGTCTCCCTGGAGAACGGCAAGGACTACGAGGCCGAGCTCGTGCTCGTCGCCGTCGGCCGCGGCCCGGTGAGCGAGGGCCTGGGCTACGAGGAGGCCGGCGTCGCCATGGAGCGCGGCTACGTCCTGGTCGACGAGTACTGCCAGACCAACGTGCCGACGATCTCCGCCGTCGGCGACCTGATCCCCACCCTCCAGCTGGCCCACGTGGGCTTCGGCGAGGGGATCCTGGTGGCCGAGCGCCTCGCCGGCCTGCCGGTCGTGCCGATCGACTACGCGGGCGTCCCGCGCGTCACCTACTCCGAGCCCGAGGTCGCCTCCGTCGGCCTGACCGAGGCCCAGGCGAAGGAGAAGCACGGCGAGGTCGAGGTCGCCACCTACGACCTGGCCGGCAACGGCCGGGCCGCGATCCTGAAGACGGCCGGGGCGGTCAAGCTGATCCGCGTCGCCGGGAACGGGTCGGTCGTCGGGGTGCACATGGTCGGCAGCCGGGTGGGCGACATGATCGCCGAGGCCCAGCTGGTCTACAACTGGGAGGCCCTGCCGGAGGAGGTCGCCCAGCTGATCCACCCGCACCCGACGCTGAGCGAGGCCCTCGGCGAGGCGGCGCTGGTCCTGGCCGGCAAGCCGCTGCACGCGCACAGCTGA
- a CDS encoding TIGR01777 family oxidoreductase — protein MKVAVTGSSGLIGSALVRSLVTDGHEVLRLVRRTPRTADEHRWEPAHRRLPDGLLDDVDAVVNLAGVGVGDRRWTEKHKQQVLDSRVDSTTTVSQALAEAAAAEPGRDRVLLSASAVGWYGDTGERVVDETVPAGEDFLARVCVAWEAATAPAAAAGVRVASLRTGLVLGPGGLLGRLLPLFRLGLGGKLASGRQYMPWISLQDEVDAIRFLLTAPVSGPVNLTAPSPATNAEFTAALAEVVHRPAVFTVPGFALRLALGEFADVGVLAGQRAVPEVLRSAGFEFTHEDLRAALQAAVAAR, from the coding sequence ATGAAGGTGGCGGTCACCGGGTCCTCCGGGCTGATCGGATCTGCGCTCGTCCGGTCGCTGGTGACCGACGGGCACGAGGTCCTGCGGCTGGTCCGCCGCACCCCGCGCACCGCGGACGAGCACCGCTGGGAGCCGGCGCACCGCCGCCTGCCCGACGGCCTCCTGGACGACGTGGACGCCGTGGTGAACCTCGCGGGCGTCGGGGTCGGTGACCGGCGCTGGACGGAGAAGCACAAGCAGCAGGTGCTGGACAGCCGGGTCGACAGCACGACCACGGTGAGCCAGGCCCTCGCCGAGGCAGCCGCAGCCGAGCCCGGTCGTGACCGGGTGCTGCTGTCGGCGTCCGCCGTGGGCTGGTACGGCGACACCGGCGAGCGGGTGGTCGACGAGACGGTCCCGGCCGGCGAGGACTTCCTGGCCCGGGTCTGCGTCGCATGGGAGGCGGCGACCGCACCGGCGGCCGCCGCCGGGGTCCGGGTGGCGTCCCTGCGCACCGGGCTCGTCCTCGGCCCGGGGGGCCTGCTGGGGCGACTGCTCCCGCTGTTCCGCCTCGGACTGGGCGGCAAGCTCGCCTCGGGCCGGCAGTACATGCCCTGGATCAGCCTGCAGGACGAGGTGGACGCGATCCGGTTCCTGCTCACCGCGCCGGTGTCCGGCCCGGTCAACCTGACCGCGCCCAGCCCGGCCACCAACGCGGAGTTCACCGCGGCGCTCGCTGAGGTCGTGCACCGGCCGGCGGTGTTCACCGTGCCCGGGTTCGCGCTGCGGTTGGCCCTCGGCGAGTTCGCCGACGTCGGGGTGCTGGCCGGCCAGCGCGCCGTCCCCGAGGTGCTGCGGTCGGCCGGGTTCGAGTTCACGCACGAGGACCTCCGGGCGGCACTGCAGGCCGCCGTCGCCGCCCGCTGA
- the sucB gene encoding 2-oxoglutarate dehydrogenase, E2 component, dihydrolipoamide succinyltransferase, giving the protein MPTSVTMPALGESVTEGTVTRWLKQEGEQVEVDEPLLEVSTDKVDTEIPSPAAGVLTKIVVAEDETVEVGAELAVIGGGDDGDAGAPAEEAPAQESPAEDEPAQEEPAEEAPAEQAAPAAAEQDGDSGGDGGGEGTSVTMPALGESVTEGTVTRWLKQEGDQVEVDEPLLEVSTDKVDTEIPSPVAGVLTKIVVAEDETVEVGAELAVIGGSGGGAAKAESAPKAEPAPKAEPAPKPEEPKAEAAPKADQPTPAEANTDSGQPGADYGSGGTMPTQSPTDQPSPAEAVAPASKPAPASAPDGGGAYVTPLVRRLAAEQGVDLASVTGTGVGGRIRKQDVLAAAEESKKPAAAPAAASSGGARTPSPAATPDSSLRGNTEKLSRLRTVIAKRMVESLQISAQLTTVVEADVTRIANLRNQVKNDFAAREGVKLSFLPFFAKAAVEALKAHPVVNSSVDLEAGTVTYHDAENLGIAVDTERGLLVPVIRGAGDLNVPGIARKIADLAERTRTNKVTPDELGGGTFTLTNTGSRGALFDTPIINQPQVAILGVGSVVKRPVVVQDPELGEVIAVRSMVYLALSYDHRIVDGADAARFLTTVRERLEGGQFQGDLGIS; this is encoded by the coding sequence ATGCCGACGTCCGTCACCATGCCCGCCCTGGGCGAGAGCGTCACCGAGGGCACGGTCACCCGCTGGCTGAAGCAGGAGGGTGAGCAGGTCGAGGTCGACGAGCCCCTCCTGGAGGTGTCCACCGACAAGGTGGACACCGAGATCCCCTCTCCGGCGGCCGGGGTGCTCACCAAGATCGTCGTCGCCGAGGACGAGACCGTGGAGGTCGGCGCCGAGCTGGCGGTGATCGGTGGCGGGGACGACGGCGACGCCGGCGCCCCGGCCGAGGAGGCCCCTGCGCAGGAGTCCCCGGCCGAGGATGAGCCCGCCCAGGAGGAGCCCGCCGAGGAGGCACCTGCCGAGCAGGCGGCCCCCGCGGCAGCCGAGCAGGACGGCGACTCCGGCGGCGACGGTGGCGGCGAGGGCACGTCGGTGACGATGCCGGCGCTGGGCGAGAGCGTCACCGAGGGCACGGTCACCCGCTGGCTGAAGCAGGAGGGCGACCAGGTCGAGGTCGACGAGCCCCTCCTGGAGGTCTCCACCGACAAGGTGGACACCGAGATCCCCTCCCCCGTCGCGGGTGTGCTCACCAAGATCGTGGTGGCCGAGGACGAGACCGTGGAGGTCGGCGCCGAGCTGGCCGTCATCGGTGGCTCGGGTGGCGGTGCCGCGAAGGCCGAGTCCGCGCCGAAGGCGGAGCCCGCACCCAAGGCAGAGCCCGCCCCGAAGCCGGAGGAGCCGAAGGCCGAGGCGGCGCCGAAGGCCGACCAGCCGACCCCGGCCGAGGCCAACACCGACAGCGGCCAGCCCGGCGCGGACTACGGCTCGGGCGGGACCATGCCGACCCAGTCGCCCACCGACCAGCCCTCCCCCGCGGAGGCCGTCGCCCCGGCTTCCAAGCCCGCGCCCGCCTCGGCACCCGACGGCGGCGGCGCCTACGTCACCCCGCTGGTCCGCCGGCTGGCTGCCGAGCAGGGCGTCGACCTGGCCTCGGTCACCGGCACCGGTGTCGGCGGCCGGATCCGCAAGCAGGACGTCCTCGCGGCGGCGGAGGAGTCCAAGAAGCCGGCCGCTGCCCCGGCCGCCGCTTCCTCCGGCGGTGCCCGCACCCCCTCGCCGGCCGCGACACCGGACTCCTCGCTCCGCGGCAACACGGAGAAGCTGTCCCGGCTGCGCACCGTCATCGCCAAGCGGATGGTCGAGTCGCTGCAGATCAGCGCGCAGCTCACCACCGTGGTCGAGGCGGACGTCACCCGGATCGCGAACCTGCGCAACCAGGTGAAGAACGACTTCGCCGCCCGCGAGGGCGTCAAGCTGTCGTTCCTGCCGTTCTTCGCCAAGGCCGCGGTCGAGGCCCTGAAGGCGCACCCGGTGGTGAACTCCTCGGTCGACCTGGAGGCCGGGACGGTCACCTACCACGACGCCGAGAACCTGGGCATCGCCGTGGACACCGAGCGCGGCCTGCTGGTGCCGGTCATCCGCGGTGCCGGTGACCTGAACGTGCCCGGCATCGCCCGGAAGATCGCCGACCTCGCCGAGCGGACCCGCACCAACAAGGTCACGCCGGACGAGCTGGGTGGCGGCACGTTCACGCTGACCAACACCGGCAGCCGGGGCGCCCTGTTCGACACCCCGATCATCAACCAGCCCCAGGTCGCCATCCTGGGCGTCGGTTCGGTGGTGAAGCGCCCCGTGGTGGTGCAGGACCCGGAGCTCGGCGAGGTGATCGCCGTCCGGTCGATGGTCTACCTCGCCCTGAGCTACGACCACCGGATCGTCGACGGCGCCGACGCCGCCCGGTTCCTCACCACGGTGCGGGAGCGGCTCGAGGGCGGGCAGTTCCAGGGCGACCTGGGCATCTCCTGA
- a CDS encoding NAD(P)/FAD-dependent oxidoreductase, with product MPPPPRAEVVVVGAGLAGLSAATRLAAAGCDVHVLDAAQHPGGRLATARVDGFLVDRGFQVFNTGYPRAADLDLPALDLGWFWTGAVVRVDGRAHRVVDPREHPGTVAGTLRAPLGGPHRLAALGAFSARAGYAPASRLLEARERTAAEALRSAGIGEQALEVFLRPFLAGVLLEDRLETSSRYLDLVWRSFVRGRVGLPSAGMQAIGEQLAGRLPADRVHLGVRVTGVGGGAVHTDAGTTTADAVVVATDPDTAAVLLPGLEASAPRQVTTHLHVLAESPWPSPLIVLGQPGGRLVNSAVVSDAQPAYSPDGRALVASSTLAPTREADVREEVARLHGVPSTELAHLTTVTVTGAQPAATPPLQHRRPVDLGEGLFVCGDHRDTPSIQGAMASGARTARAVLRRLGTSSSTVTDPEPAEEDRRP from the coding sequence ATGCCACCGCCACCCCGTGCCGAGGTCGTCGTGGTCGGCGCGGGCCTGGCGGGCCTCAGCGCGGCCACCCGGCTGGCGGCGGCCGGCTGCGACGTCCACGTGCTCGACGCCGCCCAGCACCCGGGCGGTCGGCTGGCGACCGCGCGGGTCGACGGCTTCCTGGTCGACCGCGGCTTCCAGGTGTTCAACACCGGCTACCCCCGCGCCGCCGACCTCGACCTGCCGGCGCTCGACCTGGGCTGGTTCTGGACGGGTGCCGTGGTGCGGGTCGACGGTCGCGCCCACCGGGTCGTCGACCCCCGCGAGCACCCGGGCACCGTCGCGGGCACGCTGCGGGCGCCGTTGGGCGGTCCGCACCGGCTGGCCGCGCTCGGGGCGTTCTCCGCCCGGGCCGGCTACGCACCGGCGTCCCGGCTGCTGGAGGCGCGGGAACGCACCGCCGCAGAGGCGCTGCGCAGCGCCGGCATCGGCGAGCAGGCCCTGGAGGTGTTCCTGCGGCCGTTCCTCGCGGGCGTGCTCCTGGAGGACCGGCTGGAGACCTCCAGCCGCTACCTGGACCTGGTCTGGCGCAGCTTCGTCCGGGGCCGGGTAGGTCTCCCCTCCGCCGGGATGCAGGCGATCGGCGAGCAGCTCGCCGGCCGGCTGCCCGCCGACCGGGTGCACCTGGGAGTCCGCGTGACGGGCGTCGGAGGCGGGGCGGTGCACACCGACGCCGGGACCACGACCGCCGACGCCGTCGTGGTGGCGACCGACCCCGACACCGCAGCGGTCCTGCTCCCCGGGCTCGAGGCGTCGGCGCCCCGGCAGGTGACCACCCACCTGCACGTGCTGGCCGAGTCGCCGTGGCCCTCGCCGCTGATCGTGCTCGGCCAGCCCGGCGGGCGGCTGGTGAACAGCGCGGTGGTCTCCGACGCCCAGCCGGCCTACAGCCCCGACGGCCGGGCGCTCGTCGCCAGCTCGACCCTGGCGCCGACCCGGGAGGCCGACGTCCGTGAAGAGGTGGCCCGGCTGCACGGCGTTCCCAGCACTGAGCTGGCGCACCTCACCACGGTGACGGTGACCGGCGCACAACCGGCGGCCACTCCCCCGCTGCAGCACCGTCGCCCCGTCGACCTGGGCGAGGGGTTGTTCGTCTGCGGCGACCACCGCGACACCCCGTCCATCCAGGGCGCGATGGCCAGCGGAGCCCGCACCGCCCGGGCCGTGCTCCGGCGGCTCGGGACGTCGTCGTCCACGGTGACCGATCCGGAGCCGGCCGAAGAGGACCGGCGCCCGTGA